In the genome of Chloroflexota bacterium, the window GACACGCCGAACCGGGCGCCGCGCCGCTTCGCCGATCTCGCCGCCGAGTACGACATCGTCCTGCACGCCCACACCGACGCAGCGGGGGTTGTCGCGCTGGCAGGCGTGCGTTCGGACGCGAAGATCCTCTGGGCGCACGCCGGCATGAGCGCCTCGCCGGCCACCATTGACGACGTGCTGACCCGCTGCGCCAACGTCTGGGTTGAGACGGCCCTCCGCACGGACATCGCCAGTGGCGGCCAGATCGATCCGGCCTGGGCGGCCCTCTTCACGAAGTACCCGGACCGCTTCATGATCGGCACGGACACCTGGATCCCCTCGCGCTGGCCGCAGCTCCCGAGGCTGATGGCCGACGTGCGGGCGTGGCTACGCCAGTTGCCTCGGGAGCTCGCCGAGCGGATCGCATCTGGCAATGCCGAGGCCCTCTTCGGCCGATAGGGTCATTCCCATGCCCTCGCACTCGACGGGCTACAGGCCGGGCAGCATCGCCAGGTAGTCACGCGGGCTCACAATGACCGTCCCGCGAAACTCGCCAAGACGCAGCAGGTCGTGATCCCCGGTCACGAGGAAGTCCGCACGAGCGCTGGCTGCCGTGGCCAGCACGAGGTCGTCTTCTGGGTGGGTGGCGACGCCGACCACCGTCTCGGTGATCTCGACAAAGGTTGCTTCAGCCTTGAGCATCTGGAGGAGCGCCAGCAGACGGGCTGGCGAGACCCGTGCTCGGAAGTACGGCTTCGCCAGCGTCCGCTCAACCTCCGCGAAGAAGATGGTCTGACAGGATCAGTTCGTATCGCCCGCGCTGCCACTCACGGATCAATCGTCCAGGCGTGCTTGATTGGATGAGGAGTCCCACGGCACCAGATGCCAGCGTGTTGGTATCAAGGGCCGTACGCCTCATAGGCGCGTGGCGGCCGGCTCACGCGTCGCCTGTTCCTGCGCACGACGCTCACGATTCTCAGCACGGACTTCGGCGATGGCCTTCGCAACCTCGCGCTCGATCTCTTCTGCTGGGATATCCTTGAAGGGTTCTGCCAGGGCTTCAATTGCCTTGAAGCGTTCGTCGCGGCGCGCCTTCATGTGCAGGAACAGCTCGTACTCGCGGTACGGGATGATGGCCGCCACCGGGATGCCGCTCTTCTCGACGACGACGCGGGCCTCTTTGCGGAAGACGCGGCTGAGCAGCCCACTCCAGTTGCGCCGCGCCTCGGTGACGTTGATGGTCTCGGTAGGTGGATCTTGTGACGGCATAGGTCAGACTCCCACTCCTGTACAGATCTGTACGTCTCTGTACAGCCTACCACACGGCGGCAGCCTTTCTCCGTCTGACCGGCACCACCGCTACGGTGCGTACCGTCCTCGGACCAGCCCCCGCAGCGACTCCGGCACGGCGGCTTCGTCGCCGCCCACCAGCGTCTCGGACGGTGCGAAGCCGCGCTTTGCCAGCGCCTGCTGCCCGGCCTCGGTCACCAGATAGCGCACAAACGCCGCCGCCCCCTCAGGATTGCGGGCGTTCGTCGGGATCGTCACGCCGTAGACGAGCGGCGTCCCCCGGAAGGTCTGCCCCTGGGGATTGGTGTAGGCCGCCGTCGAGTAGAACCGCGCGAGGGCCGGGTCGCTCTGATCTACTTCCTTCGGCAGCTCCAGGTACGGCACATCGTTCTCGACGGCGTTCGTCAGATAGGTGATGTAGGCGTCGATGGAGCCATCCTTCAGGCCGGCGTAGGCGCCCGTCGCGATCTGCTCCTCGTTGTCGTCGCCCGCCAGGACGGCGTTCTTGAGGCCAGGGATGCCGTAGTACGACTCGGCCAGCGCCAGCGTGAAGACCCCGCGATAGCCGCCTGGATCGATGCGCGGATCAGAGCGCTTGAGCACCAGCCCGGGCTGCTGGAGCGCCTCGTACCAGGGCTTCTGGCCGGCGCGCACGGCCTCGAAGTCGGCGGCAAAGCGACCCTGCGGGCTGTACGCTACCACCATCTTCTGCCGGCACATGATGAAGTACCAGCGGACAAGGTCGCCGTTCGGCGGCCCCATCAGGACCTGATCGTTGACCTCGGCGTCGGCGCTCATGAAGACGTCGGTCTGGATCTGGCCGGATTTGATCTGGTTCGCCAGCCCGACCGACGGCCCGCCGGTGTTCTTGAACGGGAAGCCGGTGGCTGCTGTGAAGCCCGGGCCGATGTCGTTGTTCATCACGCCGTTGAGCGAGCCGGCGTGGTGTGCGACAACTTCTGGCTGGGCCTGCGCCTGTGCCTGCATGGGGAGCGCCCCTCCGCCGACGGCCAGCAGGCCGCACAGCGCCAGAACGATGACTCGGATGGCTGACCGCATAGGACTGCATCCTCCGAGGATTGTGCGTCTCGTCGCCGAGCGTAGACCAGCGCCATCTCGATGTCCAGATGCTCTCTGACAAATAGGTTGTCCAACCGATCGTGGTCGGCGCGCTATCCTCTCACCATCAGCAGCATTGCTGGCGGGAGGGGACGAATGGTGCAGCTCTACGGGAGAGCCTGGACCCGCGCCGAGCTGTCGCGGTACGTGGCGGACATGGGCCAGTTGGCCGGGATTCGGCCGGTGGCGTACACGGACGGCCCCGAGGCTGGCGTGCGCGCGCTGGAGTTTCGGACGGGCGCCGGCCTGAGCTTCACGGTCCTGGCAGACCGCGCGATGGACGTGGGGCTGGCCGAGATCGACGGCGTGCCGCTCTCGTTCATGACGGGTGTCGGCTACGCCCATCCCGCCTACTACTCGGCGCACGAGTCCGACTGGCTGCGGACGTTCCCGGGCGGCCTCTTTGTGACGGGCGGCCTGGACACCTACGGCCAGCCGGCCGAGGATGGCGGCGAGCGCTTCGGGCTGCACGGCCGGGCGAGCGCCCTGGCAGCGCGTGGCCTCGCCTGGGACACCGACTGGGATGGCGACGAGTACGTGCTGCGGGCGCGCGGGAAGATGCGCCAGATCTCGTTCCACGGCGAGCACTTGCAGCTCACGCGCGAGATCACGGCCCGGCTGGGCGAGAACCGCTTCACGCTGCACGACATGGTCGAGAACCTCGGCACCCGCCCCGAAGCCCACATGATCCTCTACCACTTCAACGTCGGCTTCCCGCTGCTGGACGAGGGCGCGCGCCTGGAGGTGGACGTCGCGCGGACGGACGGCATCGACGCCGAGTCGCAGAAGATCGTGGACGTCGCCCGAGAGGTGCAGGGGCCGGCCTACGGCTACCAGGAGCGGGTGGTCGTCCACGACGTGAACCCGGGCGCTGACGGCTGGGCCTCGGCGCGCATGCTGAACCCCGGCTTCGGGGGTGGGCGCGGCCTCTCGCTGACGATCCGCTACCGCAAGGAGCAACTGCCGTTCCTCTGGCAGTGGCGGAACTTCAAGGAGCGCGCCTACGTGATGGGTATCGAGCCGGGCAACGCGGACATGCGCGGCCGGGCCTACAACCGCGACCGGGGCACGCTGCCGATCCTGGAGGTTGGCGAGCGCCGTGAGTACAACCTGGAAGTCTCGGCAGCGCTCGGAGACGCCTGAGCCGCCTCGCCCGGCCCCGGTGAGCACCTGTCGATGACCCGCCAGACGAAGGCGACGCTCCTCAAGGTCCAGGTGGCCGAGAGTGACTGTCGCTTCGTCTTCGAGCGGGGGCGGTGGGTAGGGCCGTGCCTCTTCTGCGGCGGCCGGCTGGCGCTCGACCCTTTGACCGGTGAGGGCGCGACGCTGGAGCACATCCGTCCGCGTACGGACGGCGGCACGAACGATCTGGCGAACCTGGGGCTGGCGCACAGCCGCTGCAACCATGAGAAGGGCCGCCGCACCGACCCGAAGAAGAAGCGGCAGGCCGACCCGGAGCGCTACGAACGGATCGTGCAGATGCTGCTGGCCCGCCGCGCCGCCGGCCTGCGTCCCGTTTCTGGGTGAGGTCCAGGCTGCTCCAGCCTCGCGCTAGACGGCGACCGGCGGCAGCCAGCGGTCCAGCGTGCGGCTCAGGTCGTCGCCCCGACAGGGCTTGGTCAGGAAATCGTCCATGCCCGAGGCGTGACAGTGCTGACGGTCCTCTGCCGTGACGCTGGCGGTGAGCGCGATGATCGGGACATGCCGTGGCGGGCGGCCGGGCTGGGCTGCTTCCCAGGCGCGGAACGCTGCCGCCGCCGCGAAGCCATCCATCTCGGGCATGTAGCAGTCCATGAGGACCAGGTCGAAGCGTGAACGGGTCAGAGCCTCGACGGCCTCCTGCCCGTTCTCCACGCAGTGGACCGTGCAGCCGAGCCGCTCGAGGAGCCGGGACGTCACCTTGCGATTCATGAGGCCATCGTCCGCGAGGAGGATCTGGCGGCCGGCGTACTGCTGCCGTAGGCCACCGACCGGCGAGGCGACGTCCGGAGCATCGACTGGCGTCGTCGCGCGGGGCAAGCAGACCGTCACGGAGAACGTGCTGCCCTGGCCGCTCGTGCTCTCGACGGCGATCGTGCCGCCCATCAGCTCCGCCAACTGGCGCGAGATCGAGAGGCCCAGGCCGGTGCCCCCAAACCGACGCGTGGTCGAGGAGTCCGCCTGGCTGAACGGCTTGAACAGGAGCGGCAGCGTCTCCTCCGAGATCCCGATGCCGGTGTCCG includes:
- a CDS encoding aldose 1-epimerase family protein — encoded protein: MVQLYGRAWTRAELSRYVADMGQLAGIRPVAYTDGPEAGVRALEFRTGAGLSFTVLADRAMDVGLAEIDGVPLSFMTGVGYAHPAYYSAHESDWLRTFPGGLFVTGGLDTYGQPAEDGGERFGLHGRASALAARGLAWDTDWDGDEYVLRARGKMRQISFHGEHLQLTREITARLGENRFTLHDMVENLGTRPEAHMILYHFNVGFPLLDEGARLEVDVARTDGIDAESQKIVDVAREVQGPAYGYQERVVVHDVNPGADGWASARMLNPGFGGGRGLSLTIRYRKEQLPFLWQWRNFKERAYVMGIEPGNADMRGRAYNRDRGTLPILEVGERREYNLEVSAALGDA
- a CDS encoding extracellular solute-binding protein, producing the protein MRSAIRVIVLALCGLLAVGGGALPMQAQAQAQPEVVAHHAGSLNGVMNNDIGPGFTAATGFPFKNTGGPSVGLANQIKSGQIQTDVFMSADAEVNDQVLMGPPNGDLVRWYFIMCRQKMVVAYSPQGRFAADFEAVRAGQKPWYEALQQPGLVLKRSDPRIDPGGYRGVFTLALAESYYGIPGLKNAVLAGDDNEEQIATGAYAGLKDGSIDAYITYLTNAVENDVPYLELPKEVDQSDPALARFYSTAAYTNPQGQTFRGTPLVYGVTIPTNARNPEGAAAFVRYLVTEAGQQALAKRGFAPSETLVGGDEAAVPESLRGLVRGRYAP
- a CDS encoding type II toxin-antitoxin system Phd/YefM family antitoxin, which produces MPSQDPPTETINVTEARRNWSGLLSRVFRKEARVVVEKSGIPVAAIIPYREYELFLHMKARRDERFKAIEALAEPFKDIPAEEIEREVAKAIAEVRAENRERRAQEQATREPAATRL
- a CDS encoding putative toxin-antitoxin system toxin component, PIN family, which encodes MFFAEVERTLAKPYFRARVSPARLLALLQMLKAEATFVEITETVVGVATHPEDDLVLATAASARADFLVTGDHDLLRLGEFRGTVIVSPRDYLAMLPGL
- a CDS encoding HNH endonuclease, with the protein product MTRQTKATLLKVQVAESDCRFVFERGRWVGPCLFCGGRLALDPLTGEGATLEHIRPRTDGGTNDLANLGLAHSRCNHEKGRRTDPKKKRQADPERYERIVQMLLARRAAGLRPVSG